A genomic region of Ovis canadensis isolate MfBH-ARS-UI-01 breed Bighorn chromosome 9, ARS-UI_OviCan_v2, whole genome shotgun sequence contains the following coding sequences:
- the ODF1 gene encoding outer dense fiber protein 1 — protein MAALSCLLDSVRRDIKKVDRELRQLRCIDELSARCLCDLYVHPYCCCDLHPYPYCLCYAKRPRSCGLCDLYPCCLCDVKLYCLRPSLRSLERKAIRAIEDEKRELAKLRRTTNRILASSCCSSNILGSVNVCGFEPDQVKVRVKDGKVCVSAERENRYDCLGSKKYSYMNICKEFSLPPCVDEKDVTYSYGLGSCVKIESPCYPCTSPCNPCNPCSPCSPCNPCNPCSPCSPCSPCNPCDPCNPCYPCGSRFSCRKMIL, from the exons ATGGCTGCACTGAGTTGTCTTTTGGACAGTGTGAGGAGGGACATCAAGAAGGTGGACAGAGAGCTGAGGCAGCTGCGATGCATTGACGAGCTCAGCGCGCGGTGCCTCTGCGACCTGTACGTGCACCCCTACTGCTGCTGCGACCTGCACCCCTACCCCTACTGCCTGTGCTACGCCAAGCGGCCGCGCTCCTGCGGCCTGTGCGACCTCTACCCGTGCTGCCTGTGTGACGTGAAGCTTTACTGTCTTCGCCCGTCTCTCAGGAGTCTGGAGAGGAAAGCCATTAGAGCGATAGAGGATGAGAAGAGAGAGCTTGCCAA ACTGAGAAGAACAACAAATAGAATTCTGGCGTCCTCTTGCTGTAGCAGTAACATTTTAGGATCGGTGAACGTGTGCGGCTTTGAACCGGATCAAGTCAAGGTTAGAGTGAAGGACGGAAAGGTGTGCGTGTCGGCCGAGCGCGAGAACAGATACGACTGCCTGGGGTCGAAAAAATACAGCTACATGAACATCTGCAAAGAGTTCAGCTTGCCCCCGTGCGTGGACGAGAAGGACGTGACGTACTCCTACGGGCTCGGCAGTTGTGTCAAGATCGAGTCTCCCTGCTACCCTTGCACGTCTCCCTGTAACCCCTGTAACCCCTGTAGCCCCTGTAGCCCCTGTAACCCCTGTAACCCCTGCAGCCCCTGTAGCCCCTGCAGCCCCTGTAACCCCTGTGACCCCTGTAACCCCTGCTATCCTTGTGGGAGCCGGTTTTCCTGTAGGAAGATGATCTTGTAA